In one window of Lepidochelys kempii isolate rLepKem1 chromosome 27, rLepKem1.hap2, whole genome shotgun sequence DNA:
- the LOC140904058 gene encoding uncharacterized protein C17orf113-like isoform X7 — translation MENPTRNASSSSTKGRCRRAKAAIVKVLHNEDRHKMKASPFVGLVVDEMVDILEHRNLVMFTTTISPCDGQTSITFLGSFELPAGEAYTVADKAVEVMHSFGVPTMKITWLSSESSFLMADRLNGVGTKLKSICPLLTEMHCMSHRSSLLPAESVVNIEYVRKYETTVDAVYRLYSNFKGESNSLQELQSVLDLCEIDLEGPKTIHWTSIFPAVEAIDSSWPTLVLLLESESQRSPVAFGLCEELKKFQFVAFTKILLDVLPVFQKLSRFPQIEDFDLSILKPIVSATATTLQAQKTTSGQNFQEFLNEINEHPREDQEDESRFYYKGVELASCSKLHLKNFEHLKETYLESVRGNLLDRFPSHVLEAVNSFSAIFNPKCYPQSLDDIGSYGITELNFLLQAYSRVVVSERALNDFPLFKRIVFSLSQLSFKDLCIKLVYSHSEMHELFPDFAVLAAIALVLPLGSVLYEKINRGRELMKRSQWRYAKDSSLSNFMKIAIDGPTINEFDFALAIEYYESLRESDFIMAQVK, via the coding sequence GCAGCGATCGTTAAAGTCCTTCACAATGAGGACAGGCACAAGATGAAAGCCTCGCCATTCGTTGGGCTGGTGGTGGACGAGATGGTCGACATTTTGGAGCACAGGAACCTGGTCATGTTTACAACCACCATCTCCCCGTGCGACGGGCAGACCTCCATCACATTCCTGGGCAGCTTtgagctgccagctggggaggCCTACACTGTGGCGGACAAAGCGGTCGAGGTGATGCACTCTTTTGGCGTTCCCACCATGAAGATCACGTGGCTCAGCTCTGAAAGCTCTTTCCTGATGGCCGATAGGCTGAATGGGGTGGGGACCAAGCTGAAGTCCATCTGTCCTCTTCTCACTGAGATGCACTGCATGTCCCACaggagctccctgctgccagctgagAGTGTTGTAAATATCGAGTATGTCCGTAAATACGAGACCACGGTGGATGCTGTCTACCGACTCTACTCCAACTTCAAAGGGGAGAGCAACAgcctccaggagctgcagagtgTCCTGGATCTATGCGAGATAGACCTGGAGGGCCCCAAGACCATCCACTGGACTTCCATCTTCCCAGCTGTGGAGGCAATTGACTCCTCATGGCCTACGTTGGTGCTTCTTCTGGAGAGTGAGTCGCAGAGGTCCCCCGTGGCGTTTGGCCTCTGCGAAGAGCTCAAGAAGTTCCAGTTCGTGGCTTTCACAAAGATCCTCCTGGATGTCCTCCCCGTCTTCCAGAAGCTGAGTCGGTTCCCCCAGATTGAGGACTTCGATCTCTCCATCCTGAAGCCCATCGTCTCTGCCACCGCCACCACCCTGCAAGCCCAGAAGACCACAAGCGGCCAGAATTTCCAGGAGTTCCTCAACGAGATAAATGAGCATCCTCGAGAGGACCAGGAAGATGAGAGCCGTTTCTACTACAAGGGGGTGGAGCTTGCCAGCTGCTCCAAGTTGCACCTGAAGAACTTTGAGCACTTGAAGGAGACCTACCTCGAGAGCGTGCGGGGCAACTTGCTGGATAGGTTCCCTAGCCACGTTCTTGAGGCTGTCAACTCCTTCTCCGCCATCTTTAACCCCAAGTGCTACCCCCAGTCTTTGGATGATATCGGCAGCTATGGCATCACCGAACTGAACTTCCTCTTGCAGGCTTATTCCCGGGTGGTGGTGAGTGAAAGGGCACTGAACGATTTCCCTCTTTTCAAACGGATAGTGTTCAGCCTCAGCCAGTTATCCTTCAAGGACCTGTGCATCAAGCTGGTTTACAGCCATTCCGAAATGCACGAGCTCTTCCCGGACTTTGCTGTCCTGGCTGCCATTGCTCTGGTCTTGCCTCTTGGCTCGGTGCTCTATGAGAAGATCAACCGGGGCCGGGAACTCATGAAACGCAGCCAGTGGCGCTATGCGAAGGACTCCAGCCTGTCCAACTTCATGAAAATCGCTATAGATGGGCCCACCATTAACGAGTTTGACTTTGCGTTAGCCATCGAGTATTACGAAAGTCTGAGAGAATCCGATTTCATCATGGCACAGGTTAAATAA
- the LOC140904058 gene encoding uncharacterized protein C17orf113-like isoform X5: MRFGGGEDKATALRKTQLKSLQEALLILAAIVKVLHNEDRHKMKASPFVGLVVDEMVDILEHRNLVMFTTTISPCDGQTSITFLGSFELPAGEAYTVADKAVEVMHSFGVPTMKITWLSSESSFLMADRLNGVGTKLKSICPLLTEMHCMSHRSSLLPAESVVNIEYVRKYETTVDAVYRLYSNFKGESNSLQELQSVLDLCEIDLEGPKTIHWTSIFPAVEAIDSSWPTLVLLLESESQRSPVAFGLCEELKKFQFVAFTKILLDVLPVFQKLSRFPQIEDFDLSILKPIVSATATTLQAQKTTSGQNFQEFLNEINEHPREDQEDESRFYYKGVELASCSKLHLKNFEHLKETYLESVRGNLLDRFPSHVLEAVNSFSAIFNPKCYPQSLDDIGSYGITELNFLLQAYSRVVVSERALNDFPLFKRIVFSLSQLSFKDLCIKLVYSHSEMHELFPDFAVLAAIALVLPLGSVLYEKINRGRELMKRSQWRYAKDSSLSNFMKIAIDGPTINEFDFALAIEYYESLRESDFIMAQVK; the protein is encoded by the coding sequence GCAGCGATCGTTAAAGTCCTTCACAATGAGGACAGGCACAAGATGAAAGCCTCGCCATTCGTTGGGCTGGTGGTGGACGAGATGGTCGACATTTTGGAGCACAGGAACCTGGTCATGTTTACAACCACCATCTCCCCGTGCGACGGGCAGACCTCCATCACATTCCTGGGCAGCTTtgagctgccagctggggaggCCTACACTGTGGCGGACAAAGCGGTCGAGGTGATGCACTCTTTTGGCGTTCCCACCATGAAGATCACGTGGCTCAGCTCTGAAAGCTCTTTCCTGATGGCCGATAGGCTGAATGGGGTGGGGACCAAGCTGAAGTCCATCTGTCCTCTTCTCACTGAGATGCACTGCATGTCCCACaggagctccctgctgccagctgagAGTGTTGTAAATATCGAGTATGTCCGTAAATACGAGACCACGGTGGATGCTGTCTACCGACTCTACTCCAACTTCAAAGGGGAGAGCAACAgcctccaggagctgcagagtgTCCTGGATCTATGCGAGATAGACCTGGAGGGCCCCAAGACCATCCACTGGACTTCCATCTTCCCAGCTGTGGAGGCAATTGACTCCTCATGGCCTACGTTGGTGCTTCTTCTGGAGAGTGAGTCGCAGAGGTCCCCCGTGGCGTTTGGCCTCTGCGAAGAGCTCAAGAAGTTCCAGTTCGTGGCTTTCACAAAGATCCTCCTGGATGTCCTCCCCGTCTTCCAGAAGCTGAGTCGGTTCCCCCAGATTGAGGACTTCGATCTCTCCATCCTGAAGCCCATCGTCTCTGCCACCGCCACCACCCTGCAAGCCCAGAAGACCACAAGCGGCCAGAATTTCCAGGAGTTCCTCAACGAGATAAATGAGCATCCTCGAGAGGACCAGGAAGATGAGAGCCGTTTCTACTACAAGGGGGTGGAGCTTGCCAGCTGCTCCAAGTTGCACCTGAAGAACTTTGAGCACTTGAAGGAGACCTACCTCGAGAGCGTGCGGGGCAACTTGCTGGATAGGTTCCCTAGCCACGTTCTTGAGGCTGTCAACTCCTTCTCCGCCATCTTTAACCCCAAGTGCTACCCCCAGTCTTTGGATGATATCGGCAGCTATGGCATCACCGAACTGAACTTCCTCTTGCAGGCTTATTCCCGGGTGGTGGTGAGTGAAAGGGCACTGAACGATTTCCCTCTTTTCAAACGGATAGTGTTCAGCCTCAGCCAGTTATCCTTCAAGGACCTGTGCATCAAGCTGGTTTACAGCCATTCCGAAATGCACGAGCTCTTCCCGGACTTTGCTGTCCTGGCTGCCATTGCTCTGGTCTTGCCTCTTGGCTCGGTGCTCTATGAGAAGATCAACCGGGGCCGGGAACTCATGAAACGCAGCCAGTGGCGCTATGCGAAGGACTCCAGCCTGTCCAACTTCATGAAAATCGCTATAGATGGGCCCACCATTAACGAGTTTGACTTTGCGTTAGCCATCGAGTATTACGAAAGTCTGAGAGAATCCGATTTCATCATGGCACAGGTTAAATAA